A single window of Verrucomicrobiota bacterium DNA harbors:
- a CDS encoding cation transporter produces MNKTTFLIKDMDCPSEEQMIRMKLESLNQIKHLEFDIPARKLEVFHQEEVQFIHEAISQLNLNDQLEGTSESELPVGTDDSHQRKILWWVLGINFGFFVIEMTTGWISRSMGLVADSLDMLADSIVYALSLFAVGATITRKKKVAKISGYFQMGLALLGFSEVLRRFLIESETPLFQWMIIISVLALAGNLISLWLINKAKSKDAHMQASTIFTSNDIIVNGGVILAGVLVYWLESKWPDLVVGGVVFGFVMRGAIRILNLSK; encoded by the coding sequence ATTAATAAAACCACATTTCTTATTAAGGACATGGACTGCCCCTCAGAGGAGCAAATGATCCGAATGAAACTGGAATCTCTCAACCAGATTAAACATCTGGAATTTGATATTCCTGCGCGCAAACTGGAAGTATTCCATCAGGAGGAAGTGCAATTTATACATGAAGCCATTAGTCAGCTTAACCTCAATGATCAATTGGAGGGTACTTCAGAGTCAGAACTACCTGTAGGAACTGACGATTCACATCAGCGAAAAATACTGTGGTGGGTGCTGGGTATCAACTTCGGATTTTTTGTAATAGAAATGACTACCGGGTGGATTTCCAGATCCATGGGTTTGGTAGCTGACTCCCTGGATATGCTGGCTGATTCCATTGTCTATGCTCTAAGTCTCTTCGCTGTTGGAGCTACCATTACTCGTAAGAAAAAAGTGGCGAAGATCAGTGGTTATTTTCAAATGGGCTTGGCGTTGCTGGGTTTTTCGGAAGTACTCCGAAGATTCCTGATCGAAAGCGAAACACCCCTTTTTCAGTGGATGATTATCATTTCAGTTCTGGCTTTAGCAGGCAATCTGATCTCACTTTGGCTAATCAATAAGGCTAAAAGCAAAGATGCTCACATGCAAGCTAGTACCATTTTCACGTCTAATGATATCATCGTTAATGGAGGAGTGATACTGGCTGGAGTGTTGGTTTACTGGCTTGAAAGTAAATGGCCTGACTTGGTCGTTGGCGGTGTTGTCTTCGGTTTTGTCAT